The Oncorhynchus nerka isolate Pitt River linkage group LG24, Oner_Uvic_2.0, whole genome shotgun sequence genome has a window encoding:
- the zgc:92140 gene encoding uncharacterized protein C1orf21 homolog, protein MGCTSAKQVSAVPSDEEGRGKAYSNGDLFTDEYKMKGVEEVKYMRGEEDRVNARNQENLEKTSLQYRGKPHKEGSGANANRTNIHTSESQQEFFRMLDEKIEKGQDYCSEEEEAEDGT, encoded by the exons ATGGGCTGCACCTCTGCTAAGCAGGTGTCGGCCGTGCCCAGCGACGAGGAGGGCCGGGGCAAGGCCTACAGCAACGGAGACCTCTTCACCG acgaGTACAAGATGAAAGGAGTGGAGGAGGTGAAGTACATGCGTGGAGAGGAGGACCGGGTGAACGCGCGTAACCAGGAGAAcctg GAGAAGACCTCTTTACAGTACAGGGGGAAACCGCACAAAGAAGGCTCTGGAGCCAACGCCAACAGGACAAA TATCCACACATCAGAGAGCCAGCAGGAGTTCTTCAGGATGTTGGATGAGAAGATTGAGAAG GGACAGGACTACTGTTCAGAGGAAGAAGAGGCAGAGGATGGGACATAG